A stretch of Bacillus spongiae DNA encodes these proteins:
- a CDS encoding B3/4 domain-containing protein codes for METLEITLNQTLCMKAPLKFGIIEYHNITVSESPMMLKGRLQLFQESIYFDVDTKPLEQRSGISEWRNLFKTIGTNPSRYRPSVEAMYRRIYKQNYLNTVHSAVDLNNFFSLQYETPIGLYDLEKINHSVTIEIGTKNDTFIGLNRRENSLENMIITKDKLGAFGSPFVDSERTAVNTDTTHALQIVYLPPSISNDRGKQLTHSLEKMFTNIHGGNSHSYLLSCEGCE; via the coding sequence GTGGAAACATTGGAAATTACTTTAAATCAAACCCTATGCATGAAAGCCCCTCTAAAGTTCGGAATTATTGAGTATCATAACATAACCGTAAGTGAGTCACCTATGATGCTAAAGGGACGCTTACAATTATTTCAAGAATCTATATACTTTGACGTTGATACGAAACCACTTGAACAAAGGTCAGGCATATCTGAGTGGAGAAATCTGTTTAAAACAATTGGGACCAACCCAAGCCGTTATCGTCCGTCTGTAGAGGCAATGTATAGACGAATTTACAAACAAAATTATTTAAATACTGTACATTCTGCTGTGGATTTAAACAATTTTTTTTCACTGCAATATGAGACACCCATCGGTCTTTATGACTTGGAAAAGATTAATCACTCTGTAACCATCGAAATCGGTACGAAGAATGATACCTTTATAGGACTAAACCGCCGTGAAAATTCATTAGAAAACATGATCATTACAAAAGATAAACTAGGTGCTTTCGGTAGTCCATTTGTTGATTCAGAACGAACAGCAGTCAACACGGATACTACACATGCACTTCAAATTGTTTACCTCCCTCCATCCATCTCCAACGATAGAGGAAAACAGCTTACACATTCTCTTGAGAAGATGTTTACAAATATCCATGGCGGTAATTCCCACTCTTATCTTCTATCATGTGAAGGATGCGAATAG
- the queG gene encoding tRNA epoxyqueuosine(34) reductase QueG — MNYQLLKEEIIEFCKHNGIDKIGFTTADPFTEMKNRLIRQEELGYQSGFEEKDIEKRVNPSLIFEEPKSIISIALTYPSKMKNAPQSKKGERRGIFCRASWGKDYHDVLKDRLAKLETFISSKVPNARMRSMVDTGELVDRAVAERAGIGWSGKNCSIITPEFGSYVYLGDMITNLPFEPDAPIEDGCGTCNKCVDVCPTGALIQGGQLDSKRCIAFLTQTKDFLPEEYRSKIGNRLYGCDTCQTVCPVNKGKDFHFHPEMEPDPEIAKPLLKPLLTISNKEFKEKYGPVSGSWRGKKPIQRNAILALAHFKDETAVEDLIGLLNKDVRPVIRGTAAWALGKIGGEQAFLALKHSLEKETDQDVIVEIKKGLDFFNEA; from the coding sequence ATGAATTATCAGCTTTTAAAAGAAGAGATTATTGAGTTTTGCAAACATAATGGGATCGATAAAATTGGCTTTACAACCGCCGATCCATTTACAGAAATGAAAAATCGTTTAATTCGCCAGGAAGAGTTGGGTTATCAATCTGGCTTTGAAGAAAAAGATATTGAAAAGAGAGTAAATCCATCCTTAATATTTGAAGAGCCTAAATCTATTATTAGCATTGCCTTAACTTACCCTTCTAAAATGAAAAATGCGCCTCAGAGTAAAAAAGGTGAGAGACGAGGAATCTTTTGCCGAGCGTCTTGGGGGAAGGACTATCATGATGTTTTAAAGGACAGATTAGCAAAGTTAGAAACGTTTATCTCTTCGAAGGTTCCTAATGCAAGGATGCGTTCAATGGTAGATACAGGTGAACTAGTTGATAGAGCGGTAGCAGAAAGAGCAGGAATCGGCTGGAGTGGGAAAAATTGCTCAATCATCACGCCGGAATTTGGTTCATACGTATATTTAGGTGACATGATAACGAATTTACCCTTTGAACCTGATGCGCCAATCGAAGACGGCTGTGGTACGTGTAATAAATGTGTCGATGTATGTCCTACAGGTGCTTTAATTCAAGGAGGTCAATTAGATTCAAAGCGCTGTATTGCATTTTTAACTCAGACAAAAGATTTTTTGCCTGAAGAGTATCGAAGTAAAATTGGTAATCGTCTGTACGGCTGTGACACTTGTCAAACAGTATGTCCAGTGAATAAAGGAAAGGACTTTCATTTTCATCCTGAAATGGAGCCGGACCCTGAAATAGCAAAACCATTATTAAAACCACTTCTGACGATTTCAAATAAGGAATTTAAAGAAAAATATGGGCCAGTATCGGGTTCTTGGAGAGGAAAGAAGCCAATACAACGGAACGCTATTTTAGCACTTGCTCATTTTAAGGATGAAACGGCAGTTGAAGATTTAATTGGTTTATTAAACAAAGATGTGAGACCTGTTATTAGGGGGACGGCTGCCTGGGCATTAGGGAAGATTGGTGGAGAGCAAGCATTTCTTGCATTAAAGCATTCGCTTGAGAAAGAAACGGATCAAGATGTGATAGTTGAAATTAAAAAAGGGTTGGATTTTTTTAATGAAGCATAG
- a CDS encoding LysE family translocator, whose protein sequence is MDLVVVLSFIGVAVLLTLMPGPDILFVIAQSISQNKKAGIATALGLCTGLIVHISAATLGISAIIYQSSLAFAIVKYAGAAYLLYLAWMSFREKESDQMMGNQKVLAYRSLYKKGILMNILNPKVSLFFLALFPQFVDESVGSVSLQILLLGIVFLIQALVIFTIVSIFSEKVGNVLTNSSFISKRMNAIKGSLLAIIALQIAFSEK, encoded by the coding sequence TTGGATTTAGTTGTCGTTCTTTCATTTATTGGTGTGGCGGTATTATTAACATTAATGCCAGGACCGGATATATTATTTGTTATTGCTCAAAGCATTTCACAAAATAAAAAAGCAGGTATTGCAACAGCTCTAGGACTATGTACAGGCTTGATTGTGCATATAAGCGCTGCTACCTTAGGTATTTCAGCGATTATTTATCAGTCCTCGCTTGCATTTGCAATCGTGAAGTATGCTGGTGCTGCCTATTTATTGTATTTAGCTTGGATGTCTTTCCGTGAAAAAGAAAGTGATCAAATGATGGGGAACCAAAAAGTATTGGCCTATCGATCTCTATACAAAAAGGGAATTTTAATGAATATCTTAAACCCAAAAGTGTCGCTATTTTTCTTAGCGTTGTTTCCTCAATTTGTAGACGAGTCGGTTGGGTCTGTATCACTTCAAATACTGTTATTAGGAATCGTCTTTTTAATTCAAGCTCTGGTGATTTTTACTATTGTAAGTATCTTTTCAGAAAAGGTAGGCAATGTATTAACAAATTCTTCTTTTATTTCAAAACGAATGAATGCAATAAAAGGCAGTCTCCTTGCTATCATTGCTTTACAAATTGCCTTTTCTGAGAAATAA
- a CDS encoding amidase domain-containing protein, whose product MRDIVIKQIESRIAEMVKPNGNFREERLARKQQSLRQRNAEILKVKVNGKVDNITNRGQNTIITYHLHFQNLIKQKQFIYLEEEVERRYSVLDHNEVVKDEEVYKEGHQGDDDTRLIVEENDDQRVTYRYDRLKAVQYAELWWDDYNPAYKKFEVDCTNFISQCLHAGGAPMRGHGNRSKGWWMGGNNWSYSWSVANSLRWYLPSSTVGLRAKEVNEPEELQLGDVICYDFEGDGRTNHNTIVTAKDVYGSPLVNAHTYNSRMRFWNYEDSTAYTPNIQYKFFSIVDDE is encoded by the coding sequence ATGAGGGATATTGTCATAAAACAGATTGAATCGCGAATAGCGGAAATGGTAAAACCAAATGGAAATTTCCGTGAAGAACGTTTAGCTAGAAAACAACAATCACTTCGCCAAAGAAATGCTGAAATTTTAAAGGTTAAAGTGAACGGGAAGGTAGACAATATAACAAATAGAGGCCAGAATACCATTATTACTTATCACCTTCACTTTCAAAACTTAATAAAACAAAAGCAGTTTATATATTTAGAAGAGGAAGTGGAAAGACGATACAGTGTTTTAGACCATAATGAGGTAGTGAAGGATGAAGAGGTCTATAAAGAAGGTCACCAAGGTGATGATGATACTAGGTTGATTGTAGAAGAAAATGATGATCAAAGAGTGACCTATCGATATGATCGCTTAAAGGCTGTTCAATATGCAGAACTTTGGTGGGATGATTATAATCCAGCCTATAAAAAGTTCGAGGTGGACTGTACGAATTTTATTTCACAATGCCTTCACGCTGGGGGAGCTCCAATGAGAGGGCATGGCAACCGAAGTAAGGGGTGGTGGATGGGAGGGAATAATTGGAGCTACAGCTGGAGCGTAGCAAATTCACTTCGCTGGTATCTCCCTTCCTCAACAGTTGGCTTACGTGCAAAAGAAGTAAATGAACCAGAAGAATTGCAGCTTGGTGATGTTATTTGTTATGACTTTGAAGGAGATGGAAGAACCAATCATAATACAATTGTGACGGCGAAGGATGTGTACGGTTCCCCGCTCGTCAATGCGCATACGTACAATAGTCGTATGCGATTTTGGAATTATGAAGACTCTACTGCATATACACCGAACATACAATATAAGTTTTTTTCGATTGTAGACGATGAATAG
- a CDS encoding nucleotidyltransferase domain-containing protein, which translates to MKQDEAVKSISQSLIDDPMVQAIFLKGSMGRGENDEYSDVDLYCLVDENDEKEFLANRLRHLEAYRNILFSDDIFIIAPQIIVVYDNLLHVDFFTVTPKSFKEKDFFQVIYDPKGLLTPFQLTQNLLLSPNEFDVHVTDVAWFLFQYNKAYKRGNALWAVDMLHQVMTHLSKVLLHRYKPERAQLGLKALESLLPSTQLDEVRKIFTYITPDTHELSVQSIISLLQKEIEWIESTLEEGSQAGSFMKTMMNELECIS; encoded by the coding sequence ATGAAACAAGACGAGGCAGTAAAAAGCATTTCACAAAGTTTAATAGACGACCCTATGGTTCAAGCCATTTTTTTAAAGGGGTCGATGGGAAGAGGAGAAAATGATGAATACTCCGATGTTGACCTCTATTGTTTAGTAGATGAAAACGATGAAAAGGAGTTTCTCGCTAACCGGTTAAGACATTTAGAAGCATACAGGAATATATTATTTTCTGATGATATTTTTATTATTGCACCACAAATAATTGTGGTATATGATAACCTACTCCATGTTGATTTTTTTACTGTTACACCAAAAAGCTTTAAGGAAAAAGATTTTTTTCAAGTAATATATGATCCGAAAGGTTTGCTAACTCCATTTCAACTCACTCAAAATTTATTATTGTCGCCAAATGAATTTGATGTTCATGTGACTGATGTAGCATGGTTTTTATTTCAATACAATAAGGCTTATAAGCGGGGAAATGCTTTATGGGCGGTGGATATGCTTCATCAAGTTATGACCCACTTGTCAAAAGTATTATTACATCGATATAAACCTGAAAGAGCTCAATTGGGATTGAAAGCTCTTGAGTCACTGTTACCTAGTACCCAACTTGATGAAGTAAGAAAAATCTTTACTTACATAACGCCCGATACACATGAACTATCCGTTCAATCGATAATATCATTATTACAAAAAGAAATAGAATGGATTGAATCCACTTTAGAAGAGGGCTCTCAAGCTGGCTCATTTATGAAAACGATGATGAACGAATTAGAGTGCATATCGTGA
- a CDS encoding flavodoxin family protein: MNILTIFGSSRRNGNSEILTEHMLKDIPYTKIHLLNQHIVPFEDKRHSSEGFPIVEDDFEDILQSLFSHDVYVFSTPLYWYGMSGQMKLFFDRWSQYLRDERFNFKAEMSKKKAYLVITGGGNPKIVGLPLVQQFKYIFDFVNMEFVDYIIGEGNAPGDILRDESSLKKALYLNESLKKQLDS, encoded by the coding sequence ATGAATATTTTAACCATATTTGGAAGTTCCAGAAGAAATGGAAATTCGGAGATTCTTACTGAGCATATGCTGAAGGATATACCTTATACTAAAATTCATTTGTTAAATCAACATATTGTACCGTTCGAAGATAAACGACATTCTTCAGAAGGATTCCCAATTGTTGAGGATGATTTTGAGGATATCCTTCAATCCTTGTTCAGTCATGATGTGTACGTGTTTTCTACCCCATTATATTGGTACGGTATGTCGGGGCAAATGAAGCTCTTTTTTGACCGCTGGTCGCAGTATCTTCGTGATGAAAGGTTTAACTTTAAAGCTGAAATGAGTAAAAAGAAAGCCTATCTTGTGATAACGGGTGGTGGAAACCCTAAAATAGTGGGGTTACCATTAGTTCAACAATTCAAATATATTTTTGACTTTGTCAATATGGAATTTGTTGATTATATCATTGGTGAGGGGAATGCACCTGGGGATATTTTACGGGACGAATCTTCATTAAAAAAAGCATTGTATTTAAATGAAAGTTTAAAAAAGCAGTTGGATAGCTAA
- a CDS encoding class I SAM-dependent methyltransferase gives MLSKQGFDLWANNYDQTVQLSEENNLYPFAGYKEILNQVYNEAMKIRKSTVLDIGFGTGVLTTKLYDHDHQIDGMDFSDQMISIAKMKMPMANLMKWDITTGLPESVKEKKYDSIISTYALHHLSDIDKVALLKDLLQLLTDNGKILIGDIAFQTREDLEACKKKSLNYWDEGEFYFVFEEISSALSPICNCEFHQVSHCGGVLLLTT, from the coding sequence ATGTTAAGTAAACAAGGATTTGATTTATGGGCAAATAACTACGACCAGACGGTCCAGTTAAGTGAAGAAAATAATTTATACCCATTTGCTGGTTATAAGGAAATACTAAATCAGGTTTATAATGAAGCAATGAAAATAAGAAAATCGACCGTGCTAGATATTGGTTTTGGTACAGGTGTTCTAACAACCAAACTATATGACCATGACCATCAAATAGATGGAATGGACTTTTCTGACCAAATGATTTCGATAGCGAAAATGAAAATGCCAATGGCTAACTTAATGAAGTGGGACATTACAACGGGGCTTCCTGAATCCGTGAAGGAGAAGAAGTATGATTCTATTATAAGCACCTATGCATTACATCATCTTTCAGATATCGATAAAGTGGCTTTATTAAAGGACCTTCTCCAATTACTTACGGATAACGGCAAAATATTGATTGGAGATATTGCTTTTCAGACACGTGAAGACCTTGAAGCATGTAAGAAAAAAAGTCTAAATTATTGGGATGAGGGTGAGTTCTATTTTGTTTTTGAAGAAATAAGTTCAGCTCTTAGCCCCATTTGTAACTGTGAATTTCACCAAGTCTCTCATTGCGGCGGTGTTTTACTTCTCACAACGTAA
- a CDS encoding histidine--tRNA ligase: MKKMDYQNVKGTEDYLPQQEALRRKIKRTLEDVFIRYGCQPLETPILNYTELLASKYSGGAEILQEMYTLSDRGERDLSLRYDLTIPFAKVVAMNPTVKKPFKRYEIGKVFRDGPIKTGRLREFTQCDVDIVGVESQIAEAELMVMAIDAFNALNLEITIQYNNRNLLSGMLKMFNVPNDKINDVILVLDKLEKIGVTAVGKELIKKNIPTQSIEAILQFIREENNRTINYFDTYSMVNKEIEKGLVELRELRSYLKYVGVDKKCVFNPFLARGLDIYTGSIYEIFLENQLIKSSIGSGGRYDNAIGGLIGTSQSFSTVGISFGLDVIYTAMELTSEVSVDLYDLDYYIIPIKTMKQSMSVARYLRLKGYKVELDMSNKKLSKLLDRANKEKVRNVVMIGETEVKQNLYKIKEMDSGKERYEPFIYAT, translated from the coding sequence ATGAAAAAGATGGATTACCAAAATGTAAAGGGGACCGAAGATTATTTACCCCAGCAAGAAGCTCTGAGAAGGAAGATTAAAAGAACGTTAGAGGATGTGTTTATTCGGTATGGCTGCCAGCCTTTAGAAACACCAATTCTAAATTATACCGAACTCCTTGCATCAAAATATAGTGGAGGAGCGGAGATATTACAAGAGATGTATACTCTTTCAGACCGAGGGGAGCGGGACTTAAGCTTACGATATGACCTTACGATTCCGTTTGCTAAAGTTGTAGCAATGAACCCTACAGTGAAAAAGCCATTCAAAAGATATGAAATTGGGAAAGTTTTTAGAGACGGTCCTATAAAAACGGGGAGATTACGTGAATTTACCCAGTGTGATGTAGATATTGTGGGGGTAGAATCACAAATTGCTGAAGCTGAATTGATGGTAATGGCAATAGATGCATTTAATGCGCTTAATTTAGAAATCACCATTCAATATAACAACAGAAACTTATTATCCGGTATGTTAAAGATGTTTAATGTACCTAACGATAAAATTAATGACGTGATTCTAGTACTAGATAAATTAGAGAAAATAGGGGTTACGGCAGTTGGGAAAGAATTGATTAAGAAGAACATACCCACTCAATCAATTGAGGCGATTCTACAGTTTATTCGAGAAGAGAATAATAGAACTATAAACTATTTTGACACCTATTCTATGGTCAATAAAGAAATTGAAAAAGGACTAGTGGAACTTAGGGAGTTAAGGTCCTACTTGAAGTATGTTGGCGTGGATAAAAAATGTGTATTTAATCCCTTTTTAGCAAGAGGGTTAGATATTTATACGGGATCCATTTATGAAATATTTCTTGAGAATCAATTGATCAAATCAAGCATAGGTAGTGGAGGAAGATACGATAACGCAATTGGCGGACTAATCGGAACTTCTCAATCGTTTTCTACGGTGGGAATATCCTTCGGGTTAGATGTTATCTACACGGCAATGGAACTAACAAGTGAGGTGTCTGTCGATCTGTATGATCTTGATTATTATATTATTCCAATAAAAACAATGAAACAGTCGATGTCTGTTGCTAGGTATTTGAGGTTGAAGGGGTACAAAGTAGAGCTTGACATGTCTAATAAAAAGCTGAGTAAGTTATTAGATAGAGCCAATAAGGAAAAGGTTCGTAACGTAGTGATGATTGGTGAGACTGAAGTGAAACAGAATTTATATAAAATTAAGGAAATGGATTCAGGGAAAGAACGTTATGAACCATTCATTTATGCTACATAA
- a CDS encoding SDR family oxidoreductase, translating to MGKIANKWALVTGSSRGIGQQIAIGLAQEGCNVIIHARKKENTEKTVNLIKEYGVKFDVVEGDLSKTDELHKMVEVVKEKHGGVDILYNNAAIMSEWKEFWDITVEDFNVIFQNNLYSVLLLSQAFAPKMKENGYGRIINITSGIKDTPQLSPYGVSKAAVDKLTQDLAVELKGTGVLANCLDPGWLKTDLGGPNADYEVETVLPGAIKLALFDNDGPTGGWFGAQDYRS from the coding sequence ATGGGGAAAATAGCAAATAAGTGGGCATTAGTTACAGGCTCAAGTAGAGGGATTGGTCAACAAATCGCAATTGGACTAGCTCAAGAAGGATGCAATGTCATTATTCATGCAAGAAAAAAAGAAAACACGGAAAAAACAGTTAATTTAATAAAAGAATATGGAGTGAAGTTTGACGTAGTAGAAGGGGATCTATCCAAAACCGATGAGCTTCACAAGATGGTTGAAGTGGTAAAGGAAAAGCATGGTGGAGTAGATATTCTATATAACAATGCAGCAATCATGAGTGAATGGAAAGAATTTTGGGATATTACTGTGGAGGATTTCAATGTTATCTTCCAAAATAACCTGTATAGTGTACTATTACTCTCTCAAGCATTTGCACCTAAAATGAAGGAAAATGGCTATGGAAGAATAATTAATATAACTTCTGGAATTAAAGATACTCCACAATTATCTCCGTACGGTGTGTCAAAAGCAGCAGTAGATAAGCTAACTCAGGATTTAGCAGTGGAGCTAAAAGGAACGGGTGTTTTGGCTAATTGCCTAGACCCAGGCTGGTTAAAAACAGATTTAGGTGGACCAAATGCGGATTATGAGGTAGAAACCGTTCTACCAGGTGCAATTAAGTTAGCTTTATTTGACAATGATGGCCCAACTGGTGGTTGGTTTGGTGCACAAGACTATCGTTCATAA
- the mmgD gene encoding citrate synthase, which translates to MEVEKKFFPGLEGVVATETNISFLDTVQGEIVIKGYDLIKLSQKKEYLDLVYLLLEGKLPTEVEKETVVEKLKAEYELPDKVFDVFKLLPKETHPMDALRTGISALAGYDDQIDNRAHLINKERAYKLLGKVPTIVANSYRMLDGQEPILPLQELSYSANFFYMLTGKKPSELEAEIFDRSLVLYSEHEMPNSTFTARVIASTQSDLYGALTGAVASLKGNLHGGANEAVMHMLLEAGTVKAFEEMLEMKLFKKEKIMGFGHRVYMKKMDPRALMMKDALKQLCELKGDDLLLRMCEAGEKIMEREKGLYPNLDYYAAPVYWMLGINIPLYTPIFFSARTVGICAHVMEQHENNRLFRPRVHYTGERHVLSN; encoded by the coding sequence ATGGAAGTTGAAAAGAAGTTTTTTCCTGGTCTAGAAGGTGTTGTTGCCACAGAAACAAATATTTCATTTCTTGATACCGTTCAAGGGGAAATTGTTATAAAAGGATACGATTTAATTAAATTATCACAAAAAAAAGAGTACCTAGATCTCGTTTATCTATTGCTTGAGGGAAAACTCCCCACTGAAGTGGAGAAAGAAACCGTCGTAGAGAAATTAAAGGCTGAATATGAACTACCGGATAAAGTGTTCGATGTATTTAAGCTCCTTCCAAAAGAGACTCACCCGATGGATGCTTTAAGAACAGGGATTTCAGCTCTGGCTGGTTATGATGATCAAATTGACAATCGCGCTCATTTAATCAATAAAGAGCGTGCCTATAAACTTTTAGGGAAAGTACCTACTATCGTAGCGAACAGCTATCGAATGTTGGACGGTCAAGAGCCTATTCTTCCACTTCAAGAGTTATCATACAGTGCAAACTTCTTCTATATGCTTACAGGCAAGAAACCGTCTGAACTAGAAGCAGAAATATTTGATCGTTCACTCGTTTTATATAGTGAGCATGAAATGCCAAATTCTACTTTTACTGCTAGAGTGATTGCGTCTACCCAGTCTGATTTATATGGTGCGTTAACGGGAGCTGTTGCCTCGCTAAAAGGCAATTTGCATGGCGGTGCAAATGAAGCGGTTATGCACATGCTTCTTGAAGCGGGAACAGTCAAAGCTTTTGAAGAAATGTTGGAAATGAAATTATTTAAAAAAGAAAAAATTATGGGCTTTGGTCACAGAGTGTACATGAAAAAAATGGATCCAAGAGCGCTCATGATGAAAGATGCGTTAAAGCAATTATGTGAGTTAAAGGGTGATGACCTTCTCCTTCGCATGTGTGAAGCTGGTGAGAAAATAATGGAGAGAGAGAAGGGACTATATCCGAATTTAGATTATTATGCAGCACCTGTTTACTGGATGCTCGGCATTAACATTCCGTTATATACACCAATCTTTTTCAGTGCCAGAACAGTTGGCATTTGTGCTCATGTGATGGAGCAGCATGAGAATAATCGCTTATTCAGGCCACGTGTTCACTATACAGGTGAGCGACATGTACTTAGTAATTAA
- a CDS encoding bifunctional 2-methylcitrate dehydratase/aconitate hydratase, translating into MINTNEEKKVDVLLEEIADYVLHKDIISSEAFETARYVLLDTLGCGILALQYPECTKLLGPVVPGTTVPNGSRVPGTSYVLDPVQGAFNIGCMIRWLDYNDTWLAEEWGHPSDNLGGILAVADYISRVRIAEGEKPLTVRDILEMMIKAHEIQGVLALENSLNRVGLDHVLFVKVATTAVVTYMLGGTRDEVINALSNAWLDNSSLRTYRHAPNTGSRKSWAAGDATSRGVYLAIKALKGEMGYPQALSAPGWGFQDVLFNQKELKLGRQLDSYVMEHVLFKVSFPAEFHAQTAAECAVKLHPQVIDRLDEIDKVTITTHESAIRIIDKKGPLHNPADRDHCLQYITAIGLIKGDIKAEFYENETASDERIDSLREKMEVVENKQYSFDYLDPNKRSIANQVQVHFKDGTATERIECEYPLGHRFRREEAIPKIMNKFSNNLKTHFPSKHQKKIEEVCYNQDKLEKMNVNQFVELFLL; encoded by the coding sequence GTGATTAATACGAATGAAGAAAAAAAGGTAGACGTTTTATTAGAGGAAATTGCAGATTATGTGCTGCATAAAGACATTATAAGCTCAGAGGCTTTTGAAACGGCACGTTATGTGTTGTTAGACACTTTAGGGTGTGGAATCCTTGCTTTACAATATCCAGAATGTACGAAATTACTTGGTCCTGTCGTTCCGGGAACTACGGTTCCAAACGGAAGTCGAGTGCCAGGAACTTCTTATGTTCTTGATCCGGTTCAAGGGGCCTTTAATATTGGTTGTATGATACGATGGCTAGATTATAATGACACATGGCTTGCTGAAGAGTGGGGGCATCCTTCTGATAATCTTGGGGGTATTTTGGCCGTTGCAGATTATATTAGCCGTGTTCGCATTGCAGAGGGAGAGAAGCCTTTAACTGTTCGAGATATACTGGAAATGATGATTAAAGCCCATGAGATTCAAGGGGTTTTGGCATTAGAGAATAGTTTAAATCGTGTTGGACTGGACCATGTATTGTTTGTCAAAGTGGCAACGACAGCAGTTGTTACCTATATGCTTGGCGGAACAAGAGATGAGGTAATCAACGCTTTATCAAATGCTTGGCTAGATAATTCTAGTTTACGAACGTACAGACATGCTCCGAATACGGGATCTCGTAAGTCTTGGGCAGCAGGGGATGCAACTAGTAGAGGGGTGTACTTAGCAATCAAGGCTCTTAAAGGGGAAATGGGCTATCCGCAAGCTCTTTCTGCACCAGGTTGGGGCTTTCAAGATGTTTTATTCAATCAAAAGGAATTAAAGCTTGGTCGTCAACTGGATTCCTATGTGATGGAGCATGTGTTATTTAAAGTATCATTTCCTGCTGAATTCCATGCACAAACAGCAGCTGAATGTGCGGTTAAGCTACACCCTCAAGTGATAGATCGATTAGATGAGATTGATAAGGTTACGATTACTACTCATGAATCTGCCATTCGCATCATTGATAAAAAAGGTCCATTGCACAATCCAGCGGATCGAGATCATTGTTTACAATATATTACGGCTATTGGCCTTATTAAAGGAGATATTAAAGCTGAATTTTATGAAAATGAGACGGCTTCTGATGAAAGAATTGATTCATTACGCGAAAAAATGGAAGTGGTTGAAAATAAACAATACAGTTTTGATTATTTAGATCCGAACAAGCGCTCAATCGCCAACCAAGTTCAAGTTCACTTTAAAGATGGAACAGCTACGGAAAGGATTGAATGTGAATACCCATTAGGGCACCGCTTCCGTCGAGAAGAAGCCATTCCAAAAATAATGAATAAGTTTTCAAATAACTTGAAAACCCATTTCCCAAGTAAGCATCAGAAGAAGATTGAAGAGGTTTGTTATAACCAAGATAAGCTAGAAAAAATGAACGTCAACCAATTTGTTGAATTGTTTTTATTGTGA